A stretch of the Poseidonibacter parvus genome encodes the following:
- a CDS encoding flagellar hook-basal body complex protein, translating to MIGGLWNGLSGLSSFEKALNVESNNITNVNTVAYKSDDIKFEDLMYQQGYGKGSSVQTVDKNVTQGSLNLTGNNYDIGIDGKGYFIVANRTDGDISYTRAGNFQMASDGLLQTANGEKVLGLTPQTNTVISSDINEQVFTSDYNNFIASQSVSTDAFTKSINAKATNYLESATSSGISGSGYKSADAKVSDIDALISNYSESLSTYSLSPYATSISSTSQISNVDYSALTSNLVDENDSISIFVNNSKISQQFDTNIETTLNNFSDQISNIKGLTSTIDTTSGILEITSLIPGKSISLADASVNDNYTSITDTQIASTGSGQGLVDSSRTALQAALEAADAKLIDITSTISLIDENALNVNEIQMQLGNLNLVENSFGTTVIEDGNIYLKDGNNSFLVGKLETAAFSNEQGLIAQGDNLYKSSEDSGDAIYAGNMNELVSSSLELSNASVSTSLTSLLVYQRAYEANSKSITTSDEMLSTAMDLVK from the coding sequence ATGATTGGTGGACTTTGGAATGGATTATCAGGATTAAGCTCTTTTGAAAAAGCATTAAATGTAGAATCTAATAATATTACAAATGTTAATACAGTTGCTTATAAATCTGATGATATAAAATTTGAAGATTTAATGTATCAACAAGGTTATGGAAAAGGTTCAAGTGTTCAAACAGTTGATAAGAATGTTACACAAGGTTCATTAAATTTAACTGGAAATAATTATGATATTGGAATTGATGGTAAAGGTTACTTTATCGTAGCCAATAGAACTGATGGTGATATATCATATACAAGAGCTGGTAATTTTCAAATGGCTTCTGATGGATTATTACAAACAGCAAATGGAGAAAAAGTTTTAGGATTAACTCCTCAAACAAATACTGTTATAAGCTCTGATATTAATGAACAAGTTTTTACAAGTGATTACAATAACTTTATTGCTAGTCAATCAGTAAGTACTGATGCTTTTACTAAATCAATTAATGCAAAAGCTACAAATTATTTAGAAAGCGCAACATCTAGTGGTATTTCAGGAAGTGGATATAAAAGTGCAGATGCAAAGGTTTCTGATATTGACGCATTAATAAGCAATTATAGTGAAAGTTTGTCAACTTATTCATTATCACCTTATGCTACGTCTATAAGTTCTACTTCACAAATATCTAATGTTGATTATTCTGCTTTAACATCAAATTTAGTAGATGAAAACGATTCAATCAGTATTTTTGTTAATAATTCAAAAATATCACAGCAGTTTGATACAAATATTGAGACTACATTAAATAACTTTTCAGATCAAATATCAAATATTAAAGGCTTAACTTCTACTATTGATACTACAAGTGGTATTCTTGAGATTACATCTTTAATACCAGGGAAAAGTATTTCCTTAGCAGATGCTTCTGTAAATGACAATTATACTTCAATTACTGATACTCAAATAGCAAGTACAGGTTCTGGTCAAGGCTTAGTTGATAGTTCACGGACTGCTTTACAAGCTGCGCTTGAAGCAGCAGATGCAAAATTAATTGATATAACTAGTACTATTTCTTTAATTGATGAAAATGCATTAAATGTTAATGAAATACAAATGCAATTAGGTAACTTAAATTTAGTTGAAAACTCTTTTGGTACAACTGTTATTGAAGATGGAAATATATATTTAAAAGATGGGAATAATAGTTTTTTAGTTGGAAAACTTGAAACAGCTGCTTTTAGTAATGAACAAGGTTTAATCGCTCAAGGAGATAATTTATATAAATCTTCTGAAGATTCAGGAGATGCTATTTATGCTGGAAACATGAATGAATTAGTATCTAGTTCTTTAGAATTAAGTAATGCAAGTGTTAGTACTTCACTTACTAGTTTATTGGTCTATCAAAGAGCATATGAAGCTAATTCAAAATCAATTACAACTTCAGATGAAATGTTAAGTACAGCTATGGATTTAGTTAAATAG
- a CDS encoding flagellar hook capping FlgD N-terminal domain-containing protein, whose product MATDIAVSSSTGLDGNSYTTSVSNDELTNDDFLTLMITELKLQDPTSPTDSAQMLQTQMQMSTISTNQEMVTAMQSLQQSFSQTALTNASNVIGKNIEDGNISDTGINKAYTVTSVESVDGVVQVRAQEILYLESKIKLTDPDDSSNDILLDYNTSGEIIDANGDKTGYKVALNSPGDPIVQDDSLVILDSSNEIVSDHNYALAGLSSTVYSDEFTDIPFSQITKIF is encoded by the coding sequence ATGGCTACAGATATAGCAGTAAGTTCAAGTACAGGATTAGATGGTAATTCATATACTACTTCAGTAAGTAATGATGAATTAACAAATGATGATTTTTTAACATTAATGATTACAGAATTAAAGTTACAAGATCCAACATCTCCAACTGATTCAGCACAAATGCTTCAAACACAAATGCAAATGTCAACTATTAGTACTAACCAAGAAATGGTTACAGCTATGCAATCATTACAACAATCTTTCTCTCAAACTGCACTTACTAATGCATCTAATGTAATTGGTAAAAATATTGAAGATGGTAATATTAGTGACACTGGTATTAATAAGGCTTATACAGTAACATCAGTTGAAAGTGTTGATGGAGTTGTTCAAGTTAGAGCTCAAGAAATACTTTATCTTGAAAGCAAAATTAAGTTAACTGACCCAGATGATAGTAGTAATGATATTTTACTAGATTACAATACAAGTGGTGAAATCATTGATGCAAATGGTGATAAAACTGGTTATAAAGTTGCTTTAAATAGCCCTGGTGATCCAATTGTTCAAGATGATTCATTGGTTATTTTAGATTCGAGTAATGAGATAGTTTCTGATCATAATTATGCATTAGCAGGACTTAGTTCTACAGTGTATTCTGATGAATTTACAGATATACCTTTTTCTCAAATAACTAAGATTTTTTAG
- a CDS encoding FliM/FliN family flagellar motor switch protein — translation MEISERDYDILVDTEIVVDVMLGNSDISIAEFLKLSTGDIISLSKTAGSGGDIYVNSRIVGTGDIIVIEDKLAVRVQDAMDSDNVVRYFFEENMK, via the coding sequence ATGGAAATTAGCGAAAGAGATTATGATATATTAGTTGACACAGAAATTGTTGTTGACGTGATGTTAGGTAATTCAGATATCAGTATAGCTGAGTTTTTAAAACTAAGTACTGGTGATATAATTTCTTTGAGTAAAACTGCTGGTTCTGGTGGAGATATATATGTAAACTCACGAATTGTAGGAACTGGCGACATAATTGTAATTGAAGATAAACTTGCAGTAAGAGTTCAAGATGCAATGGATTCAGATAATGTTGTAAGATATTTCTTCGAAGAAAATATGAAATAG
- a CDS encoding FliH/SctL family protein, with protein MASNNVYSNAKVVNNNTNDKVEKYELGTFINNNTSNNQLSNSNAVLDDREINGKVDPLLTEVRNLSNQLSVLTNKVTNIENDGISGKDIDAQVVQAIKDLKHYAAFFEQATFQMEAKLLKTSISIAQKIISIEVGENSANMAKQTITHLLEKIKTASKVQIHLNPKDYEILKDQLNLEKFIELRQDANVSAGGVVIASDLGNFDGNIEAKVASMLETLDIVI; from the coding sequence ATGGCTAGTAATAATGTATATTCAAATGCAAAAGTTGTAAATAATAATACTAATGATAAAGTTGAAAAATATGAATTAGGTACATTTATAAATAATAATACTTCTAATAATCAACTATCAAATTCAAATGCTGTTTTAGATGATAGAGAAATAAATGGAAAAGTAGACCCTTTACTTACTGAAGTAAGAAATTTAAGTAATCAACTATCAGTACTTACAAATAAAGTTACAAATATTGAAAATGATGGAATATCAGGAAAAGATATTGATGCTCAAGTTGTTCAAGCTATAAAAGATTTAAAACATTATGCTGCTTTTTTTGAGCAAGCAACTTTTCAAATGGAAGCTAAGCTTTTAAAAACATCTATTTCAATTGCTCAAAAAATAATTAGTATTGAAGTTGGTGAAAACTCTGCTAATATGGCAAAACAAACAATTACACATTTATTAGAAAAAATAAAAACTGCATCAAAAGTTCAAATTCATTTAAATCCTAAAGATTATGAAATATTAAAAGATCAGCTAAATTTAGAGAAATTTATTGAACTTCGTCAAGATGCAAATGTTTCTGCAGGTGGAGTTGTAATTGCAAGTGATTTAGGAAATTTTGATGGAAATATAGAAGCAAAAGTTGCTTCGATGCTTGAAACTCTTGATATAGTTATTTAA
- the fliG gene encoding flagellar motor switch protein FliG, translated as MAEENDLLKGMSMMGKVARFFVLIGEESTVKIFQHLPKEMVEEISTAITQISSIDKDISLAILEEFHLYTRSKSFISSGGYDFARDILYKSLGKGEADEVLAKLSRMKLASQSFSYLDAINPKQLSDFIKDESPHTIAVILSHMDSSKSADVLMQLEEETRVKVTMQMATIKDVSPDVVRTISVVLEKKLESLLSSIVDVGGVKVVADMLNKLGPKSQDILKNINGIDTTLATKIKENMFVFEDLLNLDAEYVMKILQNVDTGDVAIAMKNAPEEDLEKITGAMSQRARDRFLEEFEMLNKVKIKDIENSQRKMLDVAQKMIEDGVIDRDMDE; from the coding sequence ATGGCTGAAGAGAATGATTTACTAAAAGGTATGTCAATGATGGGAAAAGTAGCCAGATTTTTTGTTTTAATTGGTGAAGAATCAACTGTTAAAATTTTCCAACATTTACCAAAAGAAATGGTAGAAGAAATTTCTACAGCAATAACTCAAATTTCATCAATTGATAAAGATATATCTTTAGCAATTTTAGAAGAATTCCATTTATATACTAGATCAAAAAGTTTTATTAGTTCTGGTGGTTATGATTTTGCTAGAGATATTTTATATAAATCTTTAGGTAAAGGTGAGGCAGATGAAGTACTAGCAAAACTTTCTCGAATGAAATTAGCTTCACAATCTTTTTCTTATTTAGATGCAATTAATCCTAAGCAATTATCAGATTTTATAAAAGATGAATCTCCTCATACGATTGCAGTTATCTTATCTCATATGGATTCTTCTAAATCAGCTGATGTTTTAATGCAATTAGAAGAAGAAACAAGAGTAAAAGTTACAATGCAAATGGCTACAATAAAAGATGTATCGCCAGATGTTGTAAGAACTATTTCTGTTGTTTTAGAGAAGAAACTTGAATCACTTCTTTCTTCAATTGTTGATGTAGGTGGAGTAAAAGTTGTTGCAGATATGTTGAATAAACTAGGACCAAAATCTCAAGATATTCTAAAAAACATTAATGGTATTGATACTACTTTAGCAACTAAGATAAAAGAAAATATGTTCGTATTTGAAGATTTATTAAATCTTGATGCTGAATATGTAATGAAGATTTTACAAAATGTTGATACTGGTGATGTTGCAATAGCAATGAAAAATGCACCAGAAGAAGATTTAGAAAAAATTACTGGTGCAATGTCTCAAAGAGCAAGAGATAGATTCTTAGAGGAATTTGAGATGCTTAATAAAGTTAAAATAAAAGATATAGAAAACTCACAAAGAAAAATGCTTGATGTTGCACAGAAAATGATTGAAGACGGTGTAATTGATAGAGATATGGATGAATAA
- the fliF gene encoding flagellar basal-body MS-ring/collar protein FliF, translating into MDQLLKFVNNLNAAQRAVIIGGFSLLFVLLIGLLVYSNIKAEDKKLNYTIASNLTKSQVMLASDELEASGIEFSVIGSGNNLTLKTSKEFINIAKIKLVTSEASTSKHVGWEIFEKSSLGTTNFENKVKYLRALEGELSRSLESLSAVLRASVKIAIPKDTIFTERKADTTASAVLSLKPGVFLTQKQIDGIKNFIASAVTNLKQENIKLIDQDGSLLQKSSDDMDNIKSLNQNKYKDKIEKDYEKKIVALLEPFVGLGRVVARVNVDLDFIKKNIEEEIYDPEGTIRAQQVIENTSSSQGTVGNTGGTAGVDNNIQEPGGAGGGGASNSASEGTNTVTNYEISKKIIKQKDNNYSKINRISAAVTFDSSVLKDEENKEEFLASITSIVEDTIGYELKRGDKITVKDFKFIGVKALDETTQQLDENGNVISVDSNSPVDTIAMVKSLLREFSEYIQYLIAAILLFVFYKKFIVNHEVVVLGDSNIADKSNEKSDSLDDYDDNFDLDSAQGRLKSKVKSQIINNIDGLDEELAAKYEVFIEELDKEINNNPEEIARMIELLLSEGDQNFKKGK; encoded by the coding sequence ATGGATCAACTCTTAAAATTTGTAAATAATTTAAATGCTGCACAAAGAGCTGTAATAATTGGAGGATTTTCATTATTATTTGTTCTTTTAATTGGATTATTAGTTTATTCAAACATAAAAGCAGAAGATAAAAAATTAAATTATACAATTGCTTCAAACCTAACAAAATCACAAGTTATGCTAGCAAGTGATGAACTTGAAGCTTCTGGAATTGAATTTTCAGTAATTGGAAGTGGAAATAACCTTACTTTAAAAACGTCAAAAGAGTTTATAAATATTGCAAAAATAAAACTTGTAACAAGTGAAGCTTCAACTTCAAAACACGTTGGTTGGGAAATATTTGAGAAATCTTCTTTAGGCACTACAAATTTTGAAAATAAAGTTAAATATTTAAGAGCTTTAGAAGGTGAACTTTCTCGTTCTTTAGAATCTTTATCAGCTGTTTTGCGTGCAAGTGTAAAAATTGCAATTCCAAAAGATACGATATTTACTGAAAGAAAAGCTGATACAACTGCTTCTGCTGTTTTGTCATTAAAACCTGGAGTTTTTTTAACACAAAAACAGATTGATGGAATCAAAAATTTTATAGCTTCCGCTGTTACAAACTTAAAACAAGAAAATATAAAATTAATTGATCAAGATGGTTCTTTATTACAAAAATCCTCAGATGATATGGATAATATTAAATCATTAAATCAAAATAAATATAAAGATAAAATTGAAAAAGATTACGAAAAAAAGATTGTGGCATTACTAGAACCTTTTGTTGGTCTTGGAAGAGTAGTTGCAAGAGTTAATGTTGATTTAGATTTTATTAAAAAGAATATTGAAGAAGAAATATATGATCCAGAAGGAACAATTAGAGCACAGCAAGTAATAGAAAACACTTCAAGTTCTCAAGGTACAGTTGGAAATACTGGTGGAACAGCTGGAGTTGATAATAATATTCAAGAACCAGGTGGAGCTGGTGGCGGTGGAGCTAGTAATTCTGCTAGTGAAGGTACTAACACAGTTACAAATTATGAAATATCAAAAAAGATAATTAAACAAAAAGATAATAACTATTCAAAAATAAATAGAATCAGTGCTGCTGTTACTTTTGATTCTAGTGTTTTAAAAGATGAGGAAAACAAAGAAGAATTTCTAGCATCTATTACATCAATAGTTGAAGATACAATTGGCTATGAATTAAAAAGAGGCGATAAAATTACTGTAAAAGACTTTAAATTTATTGGAGTTAAAGCTTTAGATGAAACTACCCAACAATTAGATGAAAACGGTAACGTAATTAGTGTAGATTCAAATAGTCCAGTTGATACTATAGCAATGGTTAAATCACTGCTAAGAGAATTTAGCGAATATATACAATATTTAATTGCAGCTATTTTATTATTTGTATTTTATAAAAAATTTATTGTAAATCATGAAGTTGTAGTTTTAGGTGATTCAAATATAGCGGATAAAAGTAATGAAAAAAGTGATAGCCTTGATGATTATGATGACAACTTTGATTTAGACTCTGCACAAGGTAGATTAAAGTCAAAAGTTAAAAGTCAAATCATAAATAATATTGATGGTTTGGATGAAGAACTAGCCGCAAAATATGAGGTGTTTATAGAAGAATTAGATAAAGAGATTAATAACAACCCTGAAGAAATTGCTAGAATGATTGAATTACTTCTTTCTGAAGGTGATCAGAATTTCAAGAAAGGAAAATAG
- the flgB gene encoding flagellar basal body rod protein FlgB: MEASNITSTLFNNLNFRAQRQNVISSNIANINTPDYKTKDVTFENELKKAQQPILKLAQTNGNHLSSINSNLNVSKPSLIEVQGLEEQNDGNNVNLDAQMSEMSKNKVLFDAVQTAIKKDSSLFRSVIESSAKN; encoded by the coding sequence ATGGAAGCTAGTAATATTACAAGTACACTTTTTAATAATCTAAATTTTAGAGCGCAAAGACAAAATGTAATTTCAAGTAATATTGCAAATATTAATACTCCAGATTATAAAACAAAAGATGTAACATTTGAAAATGAATTAAAAAAAGCTCAACAACCAATTTTAAAATTAGCTCAAACTAATGGAAACCACCTTTCAAGTATTAATTCTAATTTAAATGTATCTAAACCTTCTTTAATTGAAGTTCAAGGTTTAGAAGAACAAAATGACGGTAATAATGTAAATTTAGATGCTCAGATGAGCGAAATGTCGAAAAATAAAGTACTGTTTGATGCAGTGCAAACAGCAATTAAAAAAGATTCTTCATTATTTAGATCAGTAATTGAATCATCTGCTAAAAACTAA
- a CDS encoding flagellar hook-basal body protein, whose translation MNQGTYPLAASMINQFNRLDQISNNLANVNTNGFKQDGLTETTFNHYLQRAQNEGFTPSKINTVTNNIPKIDAKFIDGEVGPIATTGNKLDFALEQADTFFKLQDSNGDIVYTRDGAFKNSDGFLVDSNGNNILNTDNAPIEIDDDVRAQIGVTQIPFSNLEKVGNNSFKLKDENEIALFDNNDGLIIEGAIEKSNVNSVTAMVELIDAHRRFDQSQKAIKTIDEINGTVIEKIGSNTK comes from the coding sequence ATGAATCAAGGTACATATCCATTAGCTGCATCAATGATTAATCAATTTAATCGTTTGGATCAAATAAGTAATAATTTAGCAAATGTTAATACAAATGGTTTTAAACAAGATGGATTAACTGAGACTACCTTTAATCATTATTTACAAAGAGCTCAAAATGAAGGTTTTACTCCAAGTAAAATAAATACAGTTACTAATAATATACCAAAAATTGATGCAAAATTTATTGATGGTGAAGTTGGACCAATTGCAACTACTGGAAATAAACTAGATTTTGCTCTAGAACAAGCTGATACATTTTTTAAATTACAAGATAGCAATGGTGATATAGTTTATACAAGAGATGGAGCATTTAAAAATTCAGATGGTTTTCTTGTTGATTCTAATGGAAATAATATACTTAATACAGACAATGCACCTATTGAAATTGATGACGATGTAAGAGCTCAAATCGGGGTAACTCAAATTCCTTTTTCTAATTTGGAAAAAGTTGGGAATAACAGTTTTAAGCTAAAAGATGAAAATGAAATTGCTCTTTTTGATAATAATGACGGTTTAATAATTGAAGGTGCAATTGAAAAATCAAATGTAAACTCAGTAACTGCTATGGTTGAATTAATAGATGCACATAGAAGGTTTGATCAATCTCAAAAAGCAATTAAAACAATTGATGAAATTAATGGAACTGTAATTGAAAAAATAGGGAGTAATACTAAATAA
- a CDS encoding response regulator: MKILIVDDSSTMRRIIGNVVMQLGFKKEEFDEAEDGVKAWKLLEESQYDVILTDWNMPNMNGLELVQKTRAGGAHMKTPIIMITTEGGKGEVITALKAGVNNYIVKPFNAEILKEKLDGVLKK; encoded by the coding sequence ATGAAAATTCTTATAGTTGATGACAGTTCTACAATGAGAAGAATAATCGGAAATGTAGTCATGCAATTAGGTTTTAAAAAAGAAGAATTTGATGAAGCAGAAGATGGTGTAAAAGCTTGGAAACTTCTTGAAGAATCTCAATATGATGTAATTTTGACAGATTGGAATATGCCAAATATGAATGGTTTAGAACTTGTTCAAAAAACAAGAGCTGGTGGTGCTCATATGAAAACACCAATTATTATGATTACTACTGAAGGTGGTAAAGGGGAAGTTATAACAGCGCTTAAAGCAGGTGTTAATAACTATATAGTTAAGCCTTTTAATGCAGAAATTTTAAAAGAAAAGCTTGATGGAGTATTAAAAAAATAA
- the flgG gene encoding flagellar basal-body rod protein FlgG, with translation MIRGLYTAATGMNSMQHQIDVTSNNIANVNTTGFKQDRAEFQDLMYETLNYTAGQTSLTTRNPTGIDTGLGVRISGIQKNFTEGDLKLTSNTLDLAIEGNGFFQITLPSGETGYTRNGAFKLNSEGTIVNGNGYELSPQIVVPETVTDVTIGTDGIVSATNSTTGLSEELGQIEIADFINPSGLSPQGESIYMETDASGAVQTGNPTTDQLGSLRQGMIELSNVALVNEMVDLITAQRAYEANSKAITTTDSMLDTVNRLKS, from the coding sequence ATGATTAGAGGACTTTACACAGCAGCAACTGGTATGAATTCTATGCAACACCAAATTGATGTAACATCAAATAATATTGCGAATGTAAACACTACAGGTTTTAAACAAGATAGAGCAGAATTCCAAGACTTAATGTATGAGACACTAAACTACACAGCAGGTCAAACTTCACTTACAACAAGAAACCCTACAGGTATTGATACTGGTTTAGGAGTAAGAATTTCGGGAATTCAGAAAAACTTTACAGAAGGAGATTTGAAACTTACTTCAAATACTCTTGATTTAGCAATTGAAGGAAATGGATTCTTTCAAATAACACTTCCAAGTGGGGAAACAGGTTATACAAGAAATGGTGCATTTAAATTAAATTCAGAAGGAACAATTGTTAATGGTAATGGATACGAATTATCTCCACAAATAGTTGTCCCTGAAACAGTAACAGATGTAACAATTGGAACAGATGGAATTGTTTCAGCTACAAATTCAACAACTGGTTTATCTGAAGAATTAGGTCAAATTGAAATTGCTGACTTTATTAATCCATCGGGCCTATCTCCACAAGGCGAATCAATATATATGGAGACAGATGCTTCAGGTGCAGTACAAACTGGAAACCCAACAACAGATCAACTTGGTAGTTTAAGACAAGGAATGATTGAGTTATCGAATGTTGCATTAGTAAACGAAATGGTAGATTTAATTACAGCACAAAGAGCTTACGAAGCTAATTCAAAAGCAATAACTACTACAGATAGTATGTTGGATACTGTAAATAGATTAAAAAGTTAG
- the rimM gene encoding ribosome maturation factor RimM (Essential for efficient processing of 16S rRNA): protein MNNDVYVAKLGKTVGLKGHLKLHIDSDFPEQFKKNAIFITNRKIQLKVVEYNSNRETVLFENYEDIDLAKKLINQELFASTQQTRENCDLNKNEFFWFDLIDCKVYENDLLLGQVKDIHRYPISDYLEITTSSLLIEKELPKTFLLPHLFEQYILSVDIDKKEIKVKDAYAILENS, encoded by the coding sequence ATGAATAATGATGTATACGTAGCAAAACTAGGGAAAACTGTAGGACTAAAGGGGCATTTAAAGCTTCATATAGACTCAGATTTTCCTGAACAATTTAAAAAAAATGCAATCTTTATAACAAATAGAAAAATACAATTAAAAGTTGTAGAATACAACTCTAATAGAGAAACTGTTTTATTTGAAAACTATGAAGATATAGATTTAGCTAAAAAACTTATAAACCAAGAACTTTTTGCATCAACACAACAAACTAGAGAAAATTGTGATTTAAATAAGAATGAATTCTTTTGGTTTGATTTAATTGATTGTAAAGTTTATGAAAATGATTTACTACTAGGGCAAGTAAAAGATATTCATAGATATCCTATTAGCGATTATCTTGAAATAACTACATCTTCTTTGTTAATTGAAAAAGAATTGCCTAAAACTTTCTTATTACCACATTTATTTGAACAATATATTTTAAGTGTTGATATTGATAAAAAAGAAATTAAAGTTAAAGACGCTTATGCAATTTTAGAAAACTCATAG
- a CDS encoding KH domain-containing protein: MITEFIENYAKLIVSVPEDVNVTIESIDDTFAEITVEANSSDIGKLIGKNGNMINALKTMANGCKAKDGVSYKIQVVAK, from the coding sequence ATGATTACAGAATTTATTGAAAACTATGCAAAACTAATTGTAAGTGTACCTGAAGATGTAAATGTTACTATTGAGTCGATTGATGATACTTTTGCTGAAATTACAGTTGAAGCAAATAGCTCTGATATTGGTAAGCTTATTGGTAAAAATGGTAACATGATTAATGCTTTAAAAACTATGGCAAATGGTTGTAAAGCAAAAGATGGTGTATCTTATAAGATTCAAGTGGTTGCAAAGTAA
- the rpsP gene encoding 30S ribosomal protein S16, with product MTVIRLTRMGRNKKPFYRIVVTDSRKRRDSGWIESIGYFNPVAEPKVLKIDQERYDYWLSVGAKPSEKVAKLAAK from the coding sequence ATGACAGTAATTAGATTAACAAGAATGGGAAGAAACAAGAAACCATTTTATAGAATCGTTGTAACAGACTCAAGAAAAAGAAGAGATTCAGGTTGGATTGAATCAATTGGTTACTTTAACCCAGTAGCAGAACCAAAAGTATTAAAAATTGACCAAGAAAGATATGATTACTGGTTAAGCGTTGGTGCTAAACCTTCTGAAAAAGTAGCTAAATTAGCTGCAAAATAA